One part of the Phoenix dactylifera cultivar Barhee BC4 chromosome 4, palm_55x_up_171113_PBpolish2nd_filt_p, whole genome shotgun sequence genome encodes these proteins:
- the LOC103712682 gene encoding mitogen-activated protein kinase 10-like isoform X2, translating into MQQDQRKKTSSEMDFFSEYGDANRYKIQEVVGKGSYGVVCSAIDTHTGEKVAIKKIHDIFEHISDAARILREIKLLRLLRHPDIVEIKHILLPPSRRDFKDIYVVFELMESDLHQVIKANDDLTKEHYQFFLYQLLRALKYIHTANVYHRDLKPKNILANANCKLKICDFGLARVAFSDTPTTIFWTDYVATRWYRAPELCGSFFSKYTPAIDIWSIGCIFAEVLTGKPLFPGKNVVHQLDLMTDLLGTPSLDTISRVRNEKARRYLSTMRKKQPVPFSQKFPNADPLALKLLERLLAFDPKDRPTAEEALSDPYFKGLAKVEREPSCQPITKMEFEFERRRVTKEDIRELIFREILEYHPQLLKDYVSGTERTTFLYPSAVDQFRKQFAHLEENGGKSGPVIPIDRKHASLPRSTVVHSTPIPPKEQANMDLYRNRQTSDEGCKNPRDTERWSGNMSKTSQAPQRIPTCRPGKVVGPVMPYENGSLKDAYDPRRLIRNPVLPPHPAIPPAYCFHRTTDKFENSDTGTAEVEREEYIQQHKPPQQFIPGKMAPDIALDMRASPFFLSGGTRADPADRITMEANLLQAKSPFNGIAAAAAAHRKVGAVQFGMSRMY; encoded by the exons ATGCAGCAAGATCAGAGAAAGAAG ACTTCATCAGAGATGGACTTTTTCAGTGAATATGGTGATGCCAATAGATACAAAATTCAGGAGGTCGTTGGTAAAGGAAGCTATGGAGTTGTGTGTTCGGCAATTGACACACATACTGGAGAAAAAGTGGCAATCAAGAAGATACATGATATCTTTGAGCACATATCTGATGCTGCACGGATTCTCCGTGAGATTAAACTTCTCAGGCTTCTAAGGCATCCTGACATTGTAGAGATCAAGCACATCTTGCTGCCTCCATCAAGAAGGGATTtcaaagatatttatgttgttTTTGAGCTCATGGAGTCAGATCTTCATCAAGTCATCAAGGCTAATGACGACCTGACAAAAGAACATTATCAGTTTTTTCTTTATCAGCTGCTCCGTGCTTTGAAATATATCCATACAG CTAATGTTTATCATCGTGATTTAAAGCCAAAGAACATTTTAGCAAATGCTAATTGCAAACTCAAAATTTGTGATTTTGGATTAGCAAGAGTTGCATTCAGTGATACCCCCACAACAATATTTTGGACG GATTATGTTGCAACCAGATGGTACAGAGCTCCTGAGCTATGTGGGTCATTCTTTTCTAAG TACACTCCTGCTATTGATATTTGGAGCATAGGTTGCATTTTTGCTGAGGTCCTAACAGGGAAGCCTCTATTTCCTGGTAAGAATGTGGTTCATCAGTTGGATTTGATGACTGATCTTCTTGGAACACCTTCCTTGGATACGATATCTCGG GTCCGAAATGAGAAGGCAAGAAGATACTTGAGCACTATGAGGAAAAAACAGCCCGTACCATTTTCACAGAAGTTTCCAAATGCAGATCCTTTAGCACTTAAACTTTTGGAAAGGCTTTTAGCTTTTGATCCCAAGGACCGGCCAACTGCTGAAGAG GCATTGTCTGATCCATACTTCAAAGGCCTGGCTAAAGTAGAGAGAGAACCATCTTGCCAACCAATCACAAAGATGGAGTTTGAGTTTGAGCGTCGAAGAGTGACCAAAGAAGACATTAGGGAACTTATCTTCCGTGAGATATTGGAATATCATCCGCAATTGCTCAAGGACTATGTTAGTGGAACAGAGAGGACAACCTTCCTCTATCCTAG TGCCGTCGATCAATTCAGGAAGCAATTTGCTCACCTTGAGGAAAATGGTGGTAAAAGCGGGCCAGTGATTCCAATAGATAGAAAGCATGCATCTCTCCCTAG GTCTACAGTGGTTCATTCTACTCCAATTCCTCCCAAGGAACAAGCCAATATGGATTTATATAGAAACAGGCAGACCTCAGATGAGGGATGTAAGAATCCTCGAGACACAGAAAGGTGGTCGGGAAATATGTCAAAGACTTCACAGGCACCTCAAAGGATTCCAACTT GTAGGCCAGGAAAGGTTGTTGGGCCGGTAATGCCTTACGAGAATGGAAGTCTTAAGGATGCCTATGACCCAAGAAGGCTGATAAGGAATCCTGTGCTTCCGCCGCATCCTGCCATTCCTCCAGCTTACTGTTTCCATAGGACCACAGACAAGTTTGAGAACTCCGACACAGGCACAGCAGAGGTGGAGAGGGAGGAATATATACAGCAGCACAAACCACCTCAACAGTTCATTCCCGGCAAGATGGCGCCAGACATAGCTCTTGATATGAGGGCTTCACCCTTCTTTCTTTCAGGGGGGACCAGGGCTGATCCAGCTGACAGAATCACGATGGAGGCAAACTTGCTGCAGGCAAAATCCCCCTTCAATGggattgctgctgctgctgctgctcacAGGAAGGTTGGTGCTGTTCAATTCGGCATGTCAAGGATGTATTAG
- the LOC103712682 gene encoding mitogen-activated protein kinase 10-like isoform X1 — MQQDQRKKTSSEMDFFSEYGDANRYKIQEVVGKGSYGVVCSAIDTHTGEKVAIKKIHDIFEHISDAARILREIKLLRLLRHPDIVEIKHILLPPSRRDFKDIYVVFELMESDLHQVIKANDDLTKEHYQFFLYQLLRALKYIHTANVYHRDLKPKNILANANCKLKICDFGLARVAFSDTPTTIFWTDYVATRWYRAPELCGSFFSKYTPAIDIWSIGCIFAEVLTGKPLFPGKNVVHQLDLMTDLLGTPSLDTISRVRNEKARRYLSTMRKKQPVPFSQKFPNADPLALKLLERLLAFDPKDRPTAEEALSDPYFKGLAKVEREPSCQPITKMEFEFERRRVTKEDIRELIFREILEYHPQLLKDYVSGTERTTFLYPRFYFCQSFLFLPRFHPIFWFSLYVFYICNCGNIICLLLLCSAVDQFRKQFAHLEENGGKSGPVIPIDRKHASLPRSTVVHSTPIPPKEQANMDLYRNRQTSDEGCKNPRDTERWSGNMSKTSQAPQRIPTCRPGKVVGPVMPYENGSLKDAYDPRRLIRNPVLPPHPAIPPAYCFHRTTDKFENSDTGTAEVEREEYIQQHKPPQQFIPGKMAPDIALDMRASPFFLSGGTRADPADRITMEANLLQAKSPFNGIAAAAAAHRKVGAVQFGMSRMY; from the exons ATGCAGCAAGATCAGAGAAAGAAG ACTTCATCAGAGATGGACTTTTTCAGTGAATATGGTGATGCCAATAGATACAAAATTCAGGAGGTCGTTGGTAAAGGAAGCTATGGAGTTGTGTGTTCGGCAATTGACACACATACTGGAGAAAAAGTGGCAATCAAGAAGATACATGATATCTTTGAGCACATATCTGATGCTGCACGGATTCTCCGTGAGATTAAACTTCTCAGGCTTCTAAGGCATCCTGACATTGTAGAGATCAAGCACATCTTGCTGCCTCCATCAAGAAGGGATTtcaaagatatttatgttgttTTTGAGCTCATGGAGTCAGATCTTCATCAAGTCATCAAGGCTAATGACGACCTGACAAAAGAACATTATCAGTTTTTTCTTTATCAGCTGCTCCGTGCTTTGAAATATATCCATACAG CTAATGTTTATCATCGTGATTTAAAGCCAAAGAACATTTTAGCAAATGCTAATTGCAAACTCAAAATTTGTGATTTTGGATTAGCAAGAGTTGCATTCAGTGATACCCCCACAACAATATTTTGGACG GATTATGTTGCAACCAGATGGTACAGAGCTCCTGAGCTATGTGGGTCATTCTTTTCTAAG TACACTCCTGCTATTGATATTTGGAGCATAGGTTGCATTTTTGCTGAGGTCCTAACAGGGAAGCCTCTATTTCCTGGTAAGAATGTGGTTCATCAGTTGGATTTGATGACTGATCTTCTTGGAACACCTTCCTTGGATACGATATCTCGG GTCCGAAATGAGAAGGCAAGAAGATACTTGAGCACTATGAGGAAAAAACAGCCCGTACCATTTTCACAGAAGTTTCCAAATGCAGATCCTTTAGCACTTAAACTTTTGGAAAGGCTTTTAGCTTTTGATCCCAAGGACCGGCCAACTGCTGAAGAG GCATTGTCTGATCCATACTTCAAAGGCCTGGCTAAAGTAGAGAGAGAACCATCTTGCCAACCAATCACAAAGATGGAGTTTGAGTTTGAGCGTCGAAGAGTGACCAAAGAAGACATTAGGGAACTTATCTTCCGTGAGATATTGGAATATCATCCGCAATTGCTCAAGGACTATGTTAGTGGAACAGAGAGGACAACCTTCCTCTATCCTAGGTTTTACTTTTGCCAatcctttcttttcctccctCGCTTTCATCCTATATTCTGGTTTTCACTGTATGTATTTTACATTTGCAACTGTGGTAATATTATCTGTCTGCTTCTGTTATGCAGTGCCGTCGATCAATTCAGGAAGCAATTTGCTCACCTTGAGGAAAATGGTGGTAAAAGCGGGCCAGTGATTCCAATAGATAGAAAGCATGCATCTCTCCCTAG GTCTACAGTGGTTCATTCTACTCCAATTCCTCCCAAGGAACAAGCCAATATGGATTTATATAGAAACAGGCAGACCTCAGATGAGGGATGTAAGAATCCTCGAGACACAGAAAGGTGGTCGGGAAATATGTCAAAGACTTCACAGGCACCTCAAAGGATTCCAACTT GTAGGCCAGGAAAGGTTGTTGGGCCGGTAATGCCTTACGAGAATGGAAGTCTTAAGGATGCCTATGACCCAAGAAGGCTGATAAGGAATCCTGTGCTTCCGCCGCATCCTGCCATTCCTCCAGCTTACTGTTTCCATAGGACCACAGACAAGTTTGAGAACTCCGACACAGGCACAGCAGAGGTGGAGAGGGAGGAATATATACAGCAGCACAAACCACCTCAACAGTTCATTCCCGGCAAGATGGCGCCAGACATAGCTCTTGATATGAGGGCTTCACCCTTCTTTCTTTCAGGGGGGACCAGGGCTGATCCAGCTGACAGAATCACGATGGAGGCAAACTTGCTGCAGGCAAAATCCCCCTTCAATGggattgctgctgctgctgctgctcacAGGAAGGTTGGTGCTGTTCAATTCGGCATGTCAAGGATGTATTAG